The following proteins come from a genomic window of Thiothrix winogradskyi:
- the ppc gene encoding phosphoenolpyruvate carboxylase encodes MNTPSTSQPTDKSFDVAKLQDNIRQFGELLGEVIKEQEGEAVYATIEKLRRGYIRLRKSNDTETRNELMALIDELDVDMLEQVIRAFNTFYLITNIVEEDFQHLERRREVQQAKTHLWKGSARRTVFELQQEGLTAKELQFLLDQMRYIPVFTAHPTEARRRTMMDIQRRIFLVIDQMGSPLAGEDEHHSLLRQLKAQIQILWRTNEVRTRKPTVEDEIRYGLYYFRESLFDAIPMLYRYFERAVRMTYGSGKINVPSFLRFGSWIGGDRDGNPFVTPALTRRAIRMQMQVALAEYIQRVGALRTILSHSSEFITPTAAFTEHLAQENARWADRVFANAPVTFHQEPYRRLLSLMRYKLRQTLQTVDTRLQRENTPLPATAYTDVSEFLHELNLINASLRSHNDHVIAGRELKDLIRLVETCGFGLFKLDIRQESTIHTDTVAEVLHHNDLCHNYQELSEAERMELLGELLLRPRLPLPPRPKLSDKAAETLEIFDSMVEMRIEAGTGIFGTYVISMTHNASHVMEVMLLARMAGLIGYDANRHLYCNILVSPLFETIEDLKHISSVLTSLLENKTYRTLLEAADNLQEVMLGYSDSCKDGGILASNWNLYNAQKQVIALTDAYGVTCRLFHGRGGTVGRGGGPTHDAILAQPPGTVYGQIKFTEQGEVLATKYSNVETAAYELSMGATGLLKASLGLLKKQEVYPEEFHRAMHDIAATGEQSYRQLTDWTPGLMDYFYEATPVQEIALLNIGSRPSHRKKTVRDKGSIRAIPWVFGWAQSRHTLPAWYGIGTALSTFRAAHPDNGVLLERMYQEWPAFRALLSNTQMALYKGEMDTAREYAELAENQESAQQIFADIRGEYERTVAEILGVARINELMEETPLLQYSLQRRDPYLDPLNHIQITLIRRHRQYVQETGSTDSPWLPTLLRTINAIAAGMRNTG; translated from the coding sequence ATGAATACCCCCTCTACTAGCCAGCCCACTGACAAATCATTCGACGTTGCCAAATTGCAGGACAATATCCGCCAGTTCGGTGAATTGCTCGGTGAAGTGATTAAAGAACAGGAAGGCGAAGCGGTTTACGCCACTATCGAAAAACTGCGGCGTGGCTACATCCGCCTGCGCAAAAGCAATGACACTGAAACCCGCAACGAGCTGATGGCACTGATCGACGAGCTGGACGTGGACATGCTAGAACAGGTTATTCGCGCCTTCAACACTTTCTACCTGATTACCAATATCGTCGAAGAAGACTTCCAGCATCTGGAGCGTCGCCGCGAAGTGCAACAGGCCAAAACCCACCTGTGGAAAGGCTCGGCTCGCCGCACCGTGTTCGAGCTGCAACAGGAAGGGCTGACCGCCAAGGAATTGCAATTCCTGCTTGACCAGATGCGTTACATCCCAGTATTCACCGCGCACCCGACCGAAGCCCGCCGCCGTACCATGATGGACATCCAGCGCCGTATCTTTCTGGTGATCGACCAAATGGGTTCGCCCTTGGCGGGGGAGGATGAACACCATTCCCTGTTGCGCCAACTCAAGGCACAAATTCAGATATTGTGGCGCACCAATGAAGTACGCACCCGCAAACCCACGGTCGAGGATGAAATCCGCTACGGCCTGTATTACTTCCGCGAAAGCCTGTTTGACGCCATCCCCATGCTGTACCGCTACTTTGAGCGGGCGGTACGCATGACCTATGGTTCGGGCAAGATTAACGTCCCCAGCTTCCTGCGCTTCGGCTCATGGATTGGTGGCGACCGCGACGGCAACCCGTTCGTTACCCCGGCACTCACTCGCCGCGCCATCCGTATGCAGATGCAGGTAGCCTTGGCAGAATACATCCAGCGGGTCGGCGCACTGCGCACCATCCTGTCACATTCGAGCGAATTCATTACCCCCACCGCTGCTTTTACGGAACATCTGGCACAGGAAAATGCCCGCTGGGCCGACCGGGTATTTGCCAACGCTCCGGTCACGTTCCATCAGGAACCTTACCGCCGCCTGCTCAGCCTGATGCGTTACAAATTACGCCAGACCCTGCAAACCGTGGATACCCGCCTGCAACGTGAAAACACCCCGCTGCCCGCCACCGCTTACACCGATGTCAGCGAATTCCTGCACGAATTGAACCTGATCAACGCTTCCTTGCGCAGTCACAATGACCACGTGATTGCCGGGCGCGAACTCAAAGATCTCATCCGTCTAGTCGAAACGTGTGGCTTTGGCCTGTTCAAACTCGACATCCGGCAGGAGTCCACCATCCATACCGACACGGTGGCGGAAGTCCTGCACCACAATGACCTGTGCCACAACTATCAGGAACTGAGTGAAGCCGAACGCATGGAATTGCTGGGCGAGTTGCTGTTACGCCCGCGCCTGCCCCTGCCGCCCCGCCCCAAACTCAGCGATAAGGCTGCCGAAACCCTGGAAATTTTCGACAGCATGGTGGAAATGCGCATCGAAGCCGGTACAGGTATCTTCGGCACTTACGTCATCTCCATGACCCATAACGCCAGCCATGTGATGGAAGTGATGCTGCTGGCACGCATGGCAGGACTGATCGGCTACGACGCGAACCGTCACCTGTACTGTAATATCTTGGTTTCGCCCTTGTTTGAAACCATCGAAGACCTGAAACACATCAGCAGCGTCCTCACTAGTTTGCTGGAAAATAAAACCTACCGTACTTTGTTGGAAGCAGCGGACAACTTGCAGGAAGTCATGCTGGGTTATTCCGACTCGTGCAAGGATGGCGGCATCCTCGCTTCCAACTGGAACCTGTACAATGCGCAGAAGCAAGTCATTGCCCTCACCGACGCTTACGGCGTGACCTGCCGCCTGTTCCACGGGCGTGGCGGCACAGTCGGACGCGGCGGCGGCCCGACCCACGATGCCATTCTGGCACAACCCCCCGGCACGGTTTACGGGCAAATCAAGTTCACCGAACAAGGTGAAGTGCTGGCCACCAAATACAGCAATGTCGAAACCGCCGCCTATGAACTCAGCATGGGGGCAACCGGCTTATTGAAAGCCAGCCTTGGTTTGCTGAAAAAACAGGAGGTCTACCCGGAAGAATTCCACCGCGCCATGCATGACATAGCCGCTACGGGCGAACAAAGCTATCGCCAGTTGACCGACTGGACACCGGGACTGATGGATTATTTCTACGAAGCCACCCCGGTGCAGGAAATTGCCCTGCTCAACATCGGTTCGCGCCCCTCACACCGCAAAAAAACGGTGCGTGACAAAGGCTCAATCCGCGCGATTCCGTGGGTATTTGGTTGGGCGCAATCACGCCACACCTTGCCCGCGTGGTATGGCATCGGCACTGCGTTAAGCACGTTCCGCGCCGCCCACCCCGACAATGGTGTACTGCTGGAACGCATGTATCAGGAATGGCCTGCGTTCCGCGCCCTGCTCAGCAATACCCAGATGGCACTGTATAAAGGTGAAATGGATACTGCCCGCGAATACGCGGAACTGGCGGAAAATCAGGAAAGTGCCCAACAGATTTTTGCTGACATCCGGGGCGAATACGAGCGCACGGTAGCGGAAATATTGGGTGTGGCACGCATCAATGAGTTGATGGAAGAAACGCCGCTGCTGCAATATTCGCTGCAACGCCGCGACCCTTACCTTGACCCACTGAACCACATCCAGATCACGCTGATACGGCGGCATCGGCAGTATGTGCAGGAAACGGGGAGTACCGATTCGCCTTGGTTGCCGACGCTGTTGCGGACGATTAATGCGATTGCGGCGGGGATGCGGAATACGGGGTAA
- a CDS encoding HAD family hydrolase, whose protein sequence is MTLALFDLDNTLLNGDSDYAWGQYLVSKGLVEREHYETANQYFYDQYKQGVLDIHEFSAFSFQPLSERSMAELAALHREFMASTVHPMITEAAQQLVEQHRRQGHTLVVITATNSFITRPIVAAFGIPYLLATEPKIVNERYTREIDGIPCFQAGKVTRLQHWLENRAETLTGSYFYSDSRNDLPLLEMVDNPVAVDPDDTLHAIAQEKGWPIISLR, encoded by the coding sequence ATGACTTTGGCACTTTTTGATCTGGATAACACCCTCCTCAATGGCGACAGCGATTATGCTTGGGGGCAATACTTAGTCAGCAAAGGCTTGGTCGAACGTGAGCATTACGAAACGGCTAACCAGTATTTTTACGACCAATACAAACAGGGGGTGCTGGATATTCACGAATTCTCAGCGTTCTCATTTCAGCCGCTGAGTGAGCGTAGCATGGCAGAACTCGCCGCCTTGCACCGCGAATTCATGGCTAGCACCGTTCACCCCATGATCACAGAAGCAGCCCAGCAATTGGTGGAACAACACCGCCGCCAAGGGCACACGCTGGTGGTAATTACCGCGACCAACAGCTTTATCACCCGCCCGATTGTGGCAGCGTTTGGCATTCCGTATTTATTGGCGACCGAACCCAAAATTGTCAATGAGCGCTATACCCGTGAGATTGACGGCATTCCATGCTTTCAGGCGGGCAAAGTCACGCGCCTGCAACACTGGCTGGAAAACCGTGCGGAAACTTTGACGGGCAGTTATTTCTACAGCGATTCCCGCAATGACTTGCCTTTGTTGGAAATGGTGGATAACCCCGTCGCCGTTGACCCCGATGACACCTTACATGCTATTGCACAGGAAAAAGGCTGGCCGATCATTTCCTTACGCTAA
- a CDS encoding RNA pyrophosphohydrolase, with the protein MIDQEGFRANVGIILCNCDGKVFWGKRLGQDSWQFPQGGIDQGESPIDAMFRELYEEVGLRHDQVEIVGQTRGWLRYRIPHYMIRRRAKPLCIGQKQRWFLLRLKCNDYDVNLQATGKPEFDHWEWVDYWHPAHQVVFFKRRVYHRALNELAPLLG; encoded by the coding sequence GTGATTGATCAGGAAGGATTCAGAGCCAATGTGGGCATCATCCTCTGCAATTGCGACGGGAAAGTGTTTTGGGGGAAACGGTTAGGGCAGGATTCCTGGCAGTTTCCACAGGGAGGAATAGATCAAGGAGAATCGCCGATAGACGCCATGTTTCGTGAACTGTATGAGGAAGTCGGTTTACGGCACGATCAGGTGGAAATTGTCGGGCAAACTCGTGGATGGTTGCGGTATCGCATCCCCCATTACATGATTCGCCGTCGTGCGAAGCCGTTGTGCATTGGGCAAAAGCAGCGCTGGTTTCTGCTGCGCTTGAAGTGCAACGATTATGATGTCAATTTACAGGCGACCGGAAAACCGGAATTTGATCACTGGGAATGGGTGGATTATTGGCATCCTGCCCACCAAGTGGTGTTTTTCAAACGTCGAGTCTATCATCGAGCGCTGAACGAATTAGCGCCGTTGTTGGGGTAA
- a CDS encoding peroxiredoxin family protein — protein MKLDIKGIAILAFIAGILAFFLLAPAGGIKAAPAITLQTIDGQAIELEKLKGKPYLMVFWATDCPSCVEEIPHLIDLQQKLQDTGFRTIGVAMPHDEESAIKAMRQQKGMQYDLAYDKTGEWGQAFGGIKVTPTSFLVSPEGKITRMQLGSFDFAELEQQIRAMLKG, from the coding sequence ATGAAACTGGATATCAAAGGAATCGCCATTTTGGCATTCATCGCAGGCATTCTAGCCTTTTTCCTACTCGCCCCGGCAGGCGGCATTAAAGCCGCACCCGCCATCACGCTGCAAACCATTGATGGACAAGCCATTGAGTTAGAAAAACTCAAGGGAAAGCCTTATCTGATGGTATTTTGGGCAACCGATTGCCCTAGCTGTGTGGAAGAAATTCCGCATTTGATCGACCTGCAACAAAAACTGCAAGATACCGGCTTCCGCACCATCGGTGTCGCCATGCCGCATGATGAAGAGTCTGCCATCAAAGCCATGCGCCAACAAAAAGGGATGCAATACGACTTGGCATACGACAAAACTGGTGAGTGGGGGCAAGCGTTTGGCGGCATTAAAGTCACGCCGACCTCATTCCTTGTTAGCCCGGAAGGCAAAATCACCCGGATGCAACTCGGCAGCTTCGACTTCGCGGAATTGGAACAACAAATCCGCGCCATGCTGAAAGGATAA
- the erpA gene encoding iron-sulfur cluster insertion protein ErpA: MSVETAIPAPLVFTDAAAVKVKALIEDEGNAALKLRVFVQGGGCSGFQYGFTFDENMNEDDTAVENAGVTLLIDPMSFQYMVGAEIDYTEGLEGAQFVIRNPNATTTCGCGSSFSP; the protein is encoded by the coding sequence ATGAGCGTTGAAACCGCTATTCCCGCACCGTTGGTCTTTACTGACGCTGCTGCCGTTAAAGTCAAAGCCTTGATTGAAGATGAAGGCAATGCAGCGTTGAAGCTGCGCGTATTTGTGCAAGGTGGCGGTTGTTCCGGCTTCCAGTACGGCTTTACCTTTGACGAAAACATGAACGAAGACGACACCGCCGTTGAAAACGCTGGCGTTACGTTGTTGATTGACCCCATGAGCTTCCAGTACATGGTTGGTGCTGAAATCGACTACACCGAAGGTCTGGAAGGGGCGCAGTTTGTGATTCGTAATCCGAATGCGACCACGACTTGTGGTTGTGGGTCGTCGTTTAGCCCGTAA
- the hemJ gene encoding protoporphyrinogen oxidase HemJ: protein MYEWIKAIHVIFMVTWFAGLFYLPRLYVYHAMPENSGSFALFKIMERRLFAIMTIGAAITAVFGIIMIVQGGGVLFQSGWFHFKLLLIVLLLGYHHACYKLMIKFRNDANTHDHKWYRWFNEAPSVLLIVIVILAIVKPF from the coding sequence ATGTACGAATGGATCAAAGCCATCCACGTCATCTTCATGGTGACGTGGTTTGCGGGGCTGTTTTACCTGCCACGCCTGTATGTTTACCACGCCATGCCGGAGAACAGCGGCAGTTTCGCGCTATTCAAAATCATGGAACGGCGCTTGTTCGCCATTATGACCATTGGCGCAGCCATTACGGCGGTGTTCGGTATCATTATGATTGTGCAAGGCGGCGGAGTGTTATTTCAATCGGGGTGGTTTCACTTCAAATTGCTGCTGATTGTGTTGTTGTTAGGCTATCACCACGCTTGTTACAAGCTGATGATTAAGTTTCGGAATGATGCGAATACCCACGATCACAAGTGGTATCGCTGGTTCAATGAAGCCCCTAGCGTATTGCTGATCGTGATCGTGATTTTAGCGATTGTGAAGCCGTTTTAA
- the argC gene encoding N-acetyl-gamma-glutamyl-phosphate reductase yields MKRKIGIVGATGYTGVELLRLLVNHPEVEITCVTSREHAGSRVDAMFPNLRGYVDLAFTAPSDDALSACDLVFFATPNGIAMKSAQTLLDAGTKVIDLAADFRIKDIAVWEKWYGMQHASPQLVEEAVYGLPELNRAQIRDARLVANPGCYPTAVTLGLLPLVESGLIDVAGIIADTKSGVSGAGRKAEVHTLLAEAGDNFKAYAVAGHRHQPEIAQTLSTIARTSISPVFVPHLLPMIRGIHATLYAMLTSEADLQQLYTARYAHEPFVDVMPAGSHPETRSVRGANVCRMAIHRPGNTARVVILSVIDNLVKGAAGQAVQNMNLMLGLAEDTALKQPGLLP; encoded by the coding sequence GTGAAAAGGAAGATTGGTATTGTTGGCGCGACAGGTTATACCGGCGTTGAATTATTGCGGTTACTGGTTAATCATCCTGAGGTTGAGATCACGTGTGTGACGTCGCGTGAACACGCGGGGAGCCGGGTGGATGCGATGTTCCCGAACTTGCGGGGGTATGTCGATTTGGCATTCACTGCACCCTCTGACGATGCTTTGAGCGCGTGTGACTTGGTGTTTTTTGCGACACCTAATGGCATTGCCATGAAAAGTGCGCAAACTCTGTTGGACGCTGGCACGAAAGTGATTGACCTTGCTGCCGATTTTCGTATCAAAGACATTGCAGTGTGGGAAAAATGGTACGGAATGCAACACGCCAGCCCGCAACTGGTCGAAGAAGCGGTTTACGGTTTGCCTGAGTTAAACCGGGCGCAAATCCGTGATGCTCGCTTGGTTGCCAATCCCGGTTGTTACCCCACCGCCGTTACCTTGGGTTTGTTGCCTTTGGTGGAAAGCGGTTTGATTGATGTGGCTGGGATTATCGCCGACACCAAGTCCGGCGTCAGCGGAGCAGGGCGTAAGGCAGAGGTACATACCTTGCTGGCAGAAGCGGGGGATAATTTCAAAGCGTATGCCGTGGCAGGGCATCGCCATCAGCCGGAAATTGCGCAAACGCTTTCCACCATTGCCCGTACATCCATTAGCCCTGTTTTTGTACCCCATTTATTGCCTATGATTCGTGGGATTCACGCTACACTCTATGCGATGTTGACCAGTGAAGCCGATTTGCAGCAACTCTATACCGCCCGCTATGCGCATGAACCGTTTGTGGATGTGATGCCCGCCGGTTCACACCCCGAAACCCGCTCGGTGCGTGGCGCGAATGTCTGCCGGATGGCGATTCATCGTCCCGGCAATACCGCACGGGTTGTGATACTCTCGGTGATTGATAATCTGGTTAAAGGCGCAGCGGGTCAGGCCGTGCAAAACATGAATCTGATGCTGGGCTTGGCAGAAGATACGGCGTTGAAGCAACCAGGTTTATTGCCCTGA
- a CDS encoding RNA-binding domain-containing protein yields the protein MNPIPATENQYIEFKREETSAQTLAEEIVAFANGEGGDIWLGVDDQGKAVGLSRNYEEDVMNICRTAVIPPICPSYHLLQTDNAQGETVNIARVSIPKGSDRPYYTSKNRYFIRVGSTKRVASREELTRLFQSAGLFHYDIVEVGGAQLKHLNQSAITDYFSRYHIDYLSEDEGERQRLLAASDIASEQLIPTVGGLLVFGIAPERHLHQSGIAFAVFNGTEINSSLRDKKNLFGGLPMQVDNALAAIKANIPVPSEIEGTKRVDKPSYPDKVFRELLVNACVHRNYSIIGSQIRVFLFDDRIEFISPGRLPNTVKVSKLTTGTSFSRNPLLVRLMENLGYMDKLGRGLPMVHQEARKLGKTVQFIDDGEEFRVILEL from the coding sequence ATGAACCCAATCCCTGCGACCGAAAACCAATACATTGAATTTAAAAGAGAAGAAACCAGTGCGCAAACACTCGCGGAAGAAATCGTGGCATTTGCCAATGGTGAAGGCGGCGATATCTGGTTAGGTGTCGATGATCAAGGCAAAGCAGTAGGGCTATCCCGCAACTACGAAGAAGATGTCATGAACATTTGCCGCACAGCGGTCATTCCTCCCATCTGCCCCAGCTACCACTTATTGCAAACCGACAATGCCCAAGGTGAAACGGTCAATATCGCCCGTGTTAGCATTCCCAAAGGCAGTGACCGCCCTTACTATACCTCGAAGAACCGCTATTTCATCCGCGTTGGCTCAACCAAACGAGTAGCTTCGCGTGAAGAGTTGACCCGCCTGTTTCAATCTGCTGGCTTGTTCCATTACGACATTGTAGAAGTTGGCGGGGCACAACTTAAACACCTCAACCAATCCGCGATTACCGACTATTTTTCCCGTTACCACATCGACTACCTGAGTGAAGATGAGGGAGAGCGCCAACGGTTATTGGCAGCCAGTGATATTGCCAGCGAACAACTTATCCCCACCGTAGGCGGTTTGTTGGTGTTTGGCATTGCACCAGAACGCCACTTACACCAATCTGGCATTGCCTTTGCGGTGTTTAATGGTACGGAAATCAATTCATCCCTGCGTGACAAGAAAAACCTGTTCGGCGGCTTACCCATGCAGGTGGATAACGCACTGGCGGCGATCAAAGCCAATATTCCTGTGCCATCCGAGATTGAGGGAACGAAGCGGGTGGATAAACCGAGCTACCCCGACAAAGTGTTCCGCGAATTACTGGTGAATGCTTGTGTTCACCGCAATTACAGCATTATTGGTTCGCAAATCCGCGTGTTTCTGTTCGATGACCGCATCGAATTCATCAGCCCCGGTCGGTTGCCCAATACGGTTAAAGTCAGCAAACTCACCACGGGAACAAGTTTTTCCCGCAATCCGCTGTTGGTGCGCTTGATGGAAAACTTGGGGTATATGGATAAGCTGGGGCGCGGCTTGCCGATGGTGCATCAGGAAGCGAGAAAACTGGGTAAAACCGTGCAGTTTATTGATGATGGCGAAGAGTTCAGGGTGATTTTGGAACTCTAG
- a CDS encoding DUF6776 family protein: protein MSLEYKFENRGTVQVRPTGIDKRSPCWYMLIGVLLLLTALAGWLFFSGYMTPANASGGIHAMTLRGKMDEQERLLAQQTTAIRELEDKLASAKRGEEIQVVANEELKRKFAAAEANLTVQRDKLALYEEILSPAGLEQGLHLQHFAVKERLVDNDGKKIGGARLYQYHLVLAHIRGGDEVIKGSYSIAISGKQDGKSASVLHKDVTPAGEKANTAFEVKHYQSLEGNLVFPKDFVPESVKVKVTLASGETPERLAKSYEWSSFSNKVSAVATDSTASITKE, encoded by the coding sequence ATGAGTCTGGAGTATAAATTTGAAAATCGCGGCACGGTACAAGTGCGCCCCACCGGGATCGATAAGCGCAGCCCGTGTTGGTACATGTTGATAGGCGTATTGTTACTGTTGACCGCCTTGGCGGGTTGGTTGTTTTTTAGTGGCTACATGACCCCAGCGAATGCATCGGGGGGTATTCATGCCATGACTTTGCGCGGTAAAATGGACGAACAAGAGCGTCTGCTTGCCCAGCAAACCACGGCTATCCGTGAATTAGAAGATAAATTAGCCTCAGCCAAACGTGGCGAAGAAATTCAAGTCGTTGCCAATGAAGAACTTAAGCGCAAGTTTGCGGCAGCCGAAGCAAATTTGACCGTGCAGCGCGACAAGCTTGCCTTGTATGAAGAAATTCTGTCACCTGCGGGCTTAGAGCAAGGCTTACACCTCCAGCATTTTGCGGTCAAAGAGCGTTTAGTGGATAACGATGGCAAAAAAATTGGCGGAGCGCGGCTATACCAATACCATCTTGTGTTGGCGCATATCCGGGGTGGGGATGAAGTTATCAAAGGCAGCTACAGCATCGCTATCAGTGGCAAGCAAGATGGCAAGTCCGCCAGTGTCCTGCACAAGGACGTTACCCCAGCAGGCGAAAAAGCTAACACGGCATTTGAAGTGAAACATTACCAAAGTTTGGAAGGCAATTTAGTCTTTCCCAAGGATTTTGTGCCAGAATCCGTTAAGGTCAAAGTGACGCTGGCATCGGGCGAAACCCCAGAACGCTTAGCGAAAAGTTATGAATGGTCTTCTTTTAGTAATAAAGTTAGCGCTGTGGCGACTGACTCAACCGCATCCATCACCAAGGAGTAA
- a CDS encoding bactofilin family protein → MFGKSAKPSSGSTSSPAPSHHGDQKIRSAQIDTIIGKGTTIDGDLRFSGGLHVEGVIKGNLAADGDNATLILSEHGHIQGEVRVPSMVLNGAIDGDVFAGGKVELFEKARICGDVYYNLLEMAVGAEVNGKLVRQKPESGKFAPPPVPATDSE, encoded by the coding sequence ATGTTCGGAAAATCCGCCAAGCCTAGCAGCGGTAGCACCAGTAGCCCTGCACCTAGCCATCATGGTGATCAGAAAATTCGCAGTGCTCAGATTGACACCATTATTGGCAAAGGCACGACGATTGACGGTGATTTACGTTTCTCCGGTGGTTTGCATGTTGAGGGTGTCATCAAAGGTAACTTGGCAGCCGATGGCGACAATGCCACGCTGATTTTAAGTGAGCATGGGCATATTCAAGGTGAAGTGCGTGTTCCCAGCATGGTATTAAATGGCGCGATTGACGGTGATGTTTTCGCCGGTGGCAAAGTTGAGTTGTTTGAAAAAGCGCGAATCTGTGGTGACGTGTATTACAACCTGCTGGAAATGGCCGTGGGTGCGGAAGTTAACGGCAAGTTAGTGCGCCAGAAGCCAGAGTCCGGCAAATTTGCGCCGCCACCTGTACCAGCAACCGACAGCGAATAA